One Pleurocapsa sp. PCC 7327 DNA segment encodes these proteins:
- a CDS encoding GAF domain-containing hybrid sensor histidine kinase/response regulator — protein sequence MDNSQTSILRRTVSSDTYERLCSLWQQMAERKGQENILLTEETLFPVNPSFAEKEYRERFFLLFSPEFRALLTGRLRTEDLLYQISIIWDTRTIADFVDRLSEEIGQNTKIQQLRDLLQQTLIAQPSNNPDLQCHFTLKLLDILTPETLGGLEQMYPRASICKPVEDALHQQVTQERLLNQVITQIRQSLELPVILETAVKEVRSFLQVDRLVIYQFINESSAENERNHSSQSWGRVTYESRASDRIPSILNLTAEDDCFTYIPRYTEKYRRGLVVAIEDVEKAYSSSFCLVELLRQRDVKAKLIAPIVVEEKLWGLLIAHQCFETRQWFESEKNFLRQIGEHLAVAIYQAQLYAEVQQQKNTFEQRVIERTQELRDTLLAAQSAHQSKSEFLGNMSHELRTPLTSVIGLSGTLLHWSDRGSALSLAKQRQYLKMIQDSGKQLLELINEILDFSQLEAGKLFLNTKEFSLQNLSRKVLKNLQTEATNQQIHLELDCRVESRHDRFYADPDRIQQILFHLIKNAIKFTPADGTVILRVWKENNYAVFQVEDTGIGISEDQLPLLFEKFQQLEKSRQRTHGGTGLGLALTKQLVELHRGTIEVESTVGKGSLFTVRLPNQSHRQLKTTPASKVDDQISSESKSIVLIERDEEVATLMCELLTAATYQVVWLIDSTTAIGQIELLCPSLAIVDRNIPDVYHISKTLKKLQTTKSIKILLLSDKITLTDWQALSRKGIDDYLPKPIQPHLLLQRVSALVSSDKNSENDKMKL from the coding sequence ATGGATAATTCCCAGACTTCCATTTTACGCCGAACTGTGTCCAGCGATACCTATGAGCGACTCTGTTCCTTATGGCAGCAGATGGCAGAGAGGAAGGGACAAGAAAACATTTTGTTGACAGAAGAAACCCTTTTTCCCGTAAATCCAAGCTTTGCAGAGAAAGAATATCGCGAACGCTTTTTTTTGCTATTTTCTCCAGAATTTAGAGCACTTTTGACAGGAAGGCTCAGAACAGAGGATTTGCTTTATCAAATTAGCATTATCTGGGATACTCGGACGATCGCAGATTTTGTCGATCGACTTAGCGAAGAGATCGGACAAAACACAAAAATACAACAGCTGCGCGATCTCCTTCAACAAACCTTAATCGCTCAACCGTCTAATAATCCGGATCTCCAATGTCACTTTACTCTCAAATTATTAGACATTCTGACTCCGGAGACTTTAGGAGGATTGGAGCAGATGTATCCTCGCGCGTCTATTTGCAAACCCGTAGAAGATGCACTGCACCAACAGGTTACACAAGAGCGTCTTCTCAATCAAGTTATTACTCAGATTCGTCAAAGCTTAGAATTACCCGTCATTTTAGAAACTGCCGTCAAAGAAGTTAGGAGTTTTCTTCAGGTCGATCGCCTGGTTATTTATCAATTTATCAATGAGAGTTCTGCTGAGAACGAACGGAATCATTCTTCTCAAAGTTGGGGACGGGTGACTTATGAATCTAGAGCATCCGATCGCATTCCTTCTATCTTAAACTTAACCGCAGAAGATGATTGTTTCACCTATATTCCTCGTTACACAGAAAAATACCGTCGCGGCTTGGTTGTTGCGATCGAAGATGTAGAAAAAGCTTATTCTTCATCTTTTTGCTTAGTAGAGTTACTCAGACAACGCGATGTAAAAGCTAAATTAATTGCTCCTATTGTCGTAGAAGAAAAACTGTGGGGATTACTGATTGCTCATCAATGTTTTGAGACTCGTCAATGGTTTGAAAGCGAAAAAAACTTTTTGAGACAAATTGGAGAACACTTAGCAGTTGCGATTTATCAAGCTCAATTATACGCTGAAGTTCAACAGCAAAAAAATACCTTTGAACAACGAGTTATCGAACGCACCCAAGAACTTCGCGATACTCTGCTAGCCGCTCAATCTGCCCATCAATCCAAAAGCGAATTTCTGGGCAATATGAGTCACGAATTACGGACGCCTTTAACCAGCGTTATTGGTTTGTCGGGAACTTTATTACATTGGTCGGATCGAGGTTCTGCTCTCTCGCTAGCAAAGCAGCGACAATACCTAAAAATGATTCAAGACAGCGGCAAACAATTGCTGGAATTAATCAACGAAATTTTAGATTTTTCTCAATTAGAGGCAGGAAAATTATTCTTAAATACTAAAGAATTTTCGCTGCAAAACTTGTCTCGTAAAGTGCTTAAAAATCTTCAGACTGAAGCAACTAATCAACAAATTCATTTAGAATTAGACTGTCGAGTCGAATCAAGACACGATCGCTTTTATGCCGATCCCGATCGCATTCAACAAATTCTCTTTCACCTGATCAAAAATGCTATCAAATTTACTCCGGCTGACGGAACTGTTATTCTAAGAGTTTGGAAAGAGAATAACTACGCTGTTTTTCAAGTCGAAGATACGGGAATTGGCATTTCTGAAGACCAATTACCGCTATTATTTGAGAAATTTCAACAGTTGGAAAAATCCCGTCAACGCACCCACGGCGGCACGGGATTGGGGTTAGCATTAACCAAACAATTAGTCGAATTGCATCGAGGAACGATTGAAGTCGAATCAACAGTAGGAAAAGGATCGTTGTTTACCGTTCGCTTGCCCAACCAATCTCATCGTCAGCTCAAAACTACGCCAGCTTCAAAAGTAGACGACCAGATATCTTCTGAAAGTAAAAGTATCGTTCTCATCGAAAGAGATGAAGAAGTCGCTACCTTAATGTGCGAACTTCTGACAGCAGCTACTTATCAAGTTGTCTGGTTGATTGACAGTACGACTGCGATCGGGCAAATCGAACTTTTGTGCCCTTCTCTCGCTATTGTCGATCGCAATATCCCCGATGTTTATCATATTAGTAAAACTCTCAAAAAATTACAGACAACAAAATCAATTAAAATTCTTTTATTGAGCGATAAAATTACCTTAACAGACTGGCAAGCTCTCTCAAGAAAAGGTATTGATGATTATTTGCCCAAACCCATTCAACCTCACCTTTTATTACAAAGGGTTAGTGCTTTAGTCTCAAGCGATAAAAACTCAGAGAATGATAAAATGAAGTTGTGA